A section of the Eublepharis macularius isolate TG4126 chromosome 1, MPM_Emac_v1.0, whole genome shotgun sequence genome encodes:
- the LOC129332271 gene encoding uncharacterized protein LOC129332271: MALDMTTGSSSSSRSLMRQFWHEHSQVSSLEEMMLDSSAQELTQEDVPEILALLPCVEGQDILELGAGIGRFTGPLADLAHQVTAVDFMESFVTHNQKENGHRPNVVFLQADVTILQLPSQSFDLMFSNWLFMYLSDAELSSVAQKMLSWLRPGGHLFFRESCFHQSGDSPRAFNPTLYRSPKEYNRLLTSIQKIFGDKAYGFEIVMSRSVQTYIKRKRNRNQVCWLLQKVPRNSTSMRGYDTFQQFLDNEQYALRSIQRYEWVFGPGFVSTGGIGTTKELMSMLALKPEQKVLDVGCGLGGSDFYMAKEFGVEVLGLDLSHNMVELALERAQQETKSLVQFEVGDATRRVFPEGSFDVVYSRDTILHVADKRALFQRFLLWLKPGGQLLISDYCCGPRPWSEVFTKYVKQRGYSLLMPQEYGQVLQEVGFSSVQSLDRTERMLSALIQELQALEKSQESFIQEFSKEEFEAIASGWREKLERCVDGDQRWGVFHAVKPL, from the exons ATGGCACTGG ACATGACAAcaggatcctcctcctcctcccgctcTCTGATGCGCCAGTTCTGGCACGAACACTCACAAGTGTCTTCACTGGAAGAAATGATGTTGGATTCAAGTGCACAAGAGCTCACACAGGAGGATGTGCCAGAGATCCTTGCTCTTTTGCCCTGCGTGGAAGGCCAAGACATACTGGAGCTGGGAGCAGGCATCGG CCGGTTCACTGGGCCTCTGGCAGATCTGGCACATCAGGTCACAGCCGTGGATTTTATGGAGAGCTTTGTCACGCATAACCAGAAGGAGAATGGGCATCGGCCCAATGTGGTATTTCTTCAGGCTGATGTAACCATCTTACAACTGCCAAGCCAGAG TTTTGACCTCATGTTCTCCAACTGGCTTTTCATGTATCTCTCTGATGCTGAGCTGAGCAGTGTGGCCCAGAAGATGCTGAGCTGGCTTCGTCCAGGGGGACACCTGTTCTTCCGGGAGTCTTGCTTCCACCAGTCAG GGGACAGCCCAAGAGCATTCAATCCAACATTGTATAGATCACCTAAAGAGTATAATCGCCTCCTCACTTCCATCCAGAAGATCTTTGGAGACAAAGCCTATGGATTTGAGATAGTCATGTCCAGATCTGTGCAAACTTACATAAAG AGGAAACGAAACAGGAATCAGGTTTGCTGGCTTCTCCAAAAAGTCCCGCGAAACAGCACATCTATGCGCGGATACGACACCTTCCAGCAGTTCCTAGACAACGAGCAGTATGCTCTCCGCAGCATCCAGCGCTATGAATGGGTTTTTGGACCTGGCTTTGTCAGCACTGGGGGAATCGGCACCACTAAG GAGCTGATGTCCATGCTGGCTTTGAAACCAGAACAGAAAGTGTTGGATGTGGGCTGCGGGCTTGGTGGAAGTGATTTCTACATGGCAAAG gAGTTTGGCGTAGAGGTTTTGGGTCTGGATCTTTCGCACAACATGGTGGAGCTGGCGTTGGAGAGAGCCCAGCAGGAGACGAAATCCCTG GTGCAATTTGAAGTTGGTGATGCCACCCGGAGGGTGTTTCCAGAGGGTTCCTTTGATGTGGTTTACAGTCGAGACACGATCTTGCACGTGGCAGACAAAAGAGCCCTCTTCCAGAGGTTCCTG TTGTGGCTGAAACCTGGTGGGCAGCTCCTCATCTCTGATTATTGCTGTGGGCCGCGTCCATGGTCAGAAGTTTTCACCAAGTATGTCAAGCAGAGGGGATACAGTCTCCTCATGCCTCAGGAATACGGCCAG GTACTGCAGGAAGTTGGATTCAGTAGTGTCCAGTCCTTGGACCGCACCGAACGGATGCTGTCAGCACTAATCCAAGAGTTGCAAGCCCTGGAGAAAAGTCAGGAGAGCTTTATTCAG GAATTCTCCAAGGAAGAATTTGAGGCTATAGCCTCTGGTTGGAGAGAGAAGCTTGAACGCTGCGTGGATGGGGACCAACGTTGGGGTGTTTTCCATGCAGTGAAGCCACTATAA